From the genome of Thermoflexus hugenholtzii, one region includes:
- a CDS encoding TlyA family RNA methyltransferase, producing the protein MGRVRLDLLLVERGLAESRERAQRLIRAGRVRVGDRVVDKPGALVPPDAPVRIIEPFPYVSRGGLKLAAALARFPVPVRGAVCADVGASTGGFTDCLLQHGAVRVYAIDVGYGLLDMRLRQDPRVIVMERTNARYLTELPEPVHLVTMDVSFISVRLILPNAHRWLVPEGHAIVLVKPQFEAGRAEVKRGVVRDRAVHERVLRTLIEWSRAHGWWPRGLIPSPLLGPAGNVEFLLWLQKGEGPTDVESLLREAFAELEAHPPTRE; encoded by the coding sequence ATGGGTCGGGTTCGTCTGGATCTTCTGCTGGTGGAGCGAGGGCTGGCGGAGAGCCGGGAGCGGGCGCAGCGCCTGATCCGCGCCGGCCGGGTCCGGGTGGGGGATCGGGTGGTGGACAAGCCCGGGGCCCTGGTGCCGCCGGACGCGCCGGTGCGGATCATCGAGCCTTTCCCTTACGTGAGCCGCGGCGGCCTGAAGCTGGCCGCCGCCCTGGCCCGCTTCCCGGTCCCCGTGCGGGGGGCGGTGTGCGCCGATGTGGGCGCTTCCACGGGGGGCTTCACCGATTGCCTGCTCCAGCACGGGGCCGTTCGGGTCTACGCCATCGATGTGGGCTACGGCCTGCTGGACATGCGGCTGCGCCAGGATCCGCGGGTGATCGTGATGGAACGGACCAACGCCCGTTATCTCACGGAACTGCCGGAGCCCGTGCATCTGGTGACCATGGATGTCTCCTTCATCTCGGTCCGGCTGATCCTTCCCAATGCTCATCGCTGGCTGGTCCCGGAGGGCCACGCCATCGTGCTGGTCAAGCCTCAGTTTGAGGCCGGGCGCGCTGAGGTCAAACGGGGCGTGGTGCGCGACCGCGCGGTCCACGAACGGGTGTTGCGGACGCTGATCGAGTGGAGCCGGGCGCATGGCTGGTGGCCCCGGGGGCTGATCCCCTCGCCGCTGCTGGGGCCGGCGGGCAACGTGGAGTTCCTCCTCTGGCTGCAGAAGGGAGAGGGGCCGACGGATGTCGAAAGCCTTCTCCGCGAGGCTTTCGCCGAACTGGAGGCCCATCCCCCAACCCGGGAGTAG
- a CDS encoding methionine adenosyltransferase, with protein MRNIVVSEAGGPYIEDLPVEIVERKGIGHPDSLCDGIAERISREYTRWCEEHLGGALHHNFDKVQLVAGEVSVRFGGGELLKPIRIQIAGRGTPYYNGQAIPMETIAIEAARAYLRETMRYLDPVKHVIIDCFAGRGASELIDIVHQVTANDTSFGVAHWPRSGLEEAVYQAAQYLNYELINQFPIGEDVKVMGLRQGNQVILTVAVPFIATRVHDAAEYEEAKRGVQEALQRFVSSLPALEGRTVRVDVNTADHAKRGDFYLTLTGTSAEMGDDGAVGRGNRITGLITPFRSSSLEAAAGKNPISHVGKVYNVLALEIARDIVARLPEIREATVYLLSQIGKPLDQPLIANAAVRVRSGPLTPGIQEAVRAIVDEHLSNIHQVRRKIIAGEVSLF; from the coding sequence ATGCGGAACATCGTGGTTTCCGAAGCCGGCGGCCCTTACATCGAGGACCTTCCGGTGGAGATCGTGGAGCGGAAGGGCATCGGGCACCCGGACAGCCTGTGCGATGGGATTGCCGAGCGCATCAGCCGGGAATACACCCGCTGGTGCGAGGAGCACCTGGGCGGCGCGTTGCACCACAACTTTGACAAGGTCCAGCTGGTCGCCGGAGAGGTCTCGGTGCGCTTCGGCGGCGGAGAGCTGCTGAAACCCATCCGCATCCAGATCGCCGGCCGGGGCACCCCCTACTACAACGGCCAGGCGATCCCGATGGAGACCATCGCCATCGAGGCCGCCCGGGCCTATCTGCGGGAGACCATGCGCTACCTGGATCCGGTGAAGCATGTGATCATCGACTGCTTCGCCGGGCGCGGCGCCAGCGAGCTGATCGACATCGTCCATCAGGTGACCGCCAACGACACCAGTTTCGGCGTCGCCCACTGGCCCCGCAGCGGCCTGGAGGAGGCGGTCTACCAGGCCGCCCAGTATCTCAACTACGAGCTGATCAACCAGTTCCCCATCGGCGAGGACGTCAAGGTCATGGGGCTGCGCCAGGGGAACCAGGTCATCCTGACCGTGGCCGTCCCCTTCATCGCCACCCGGGTGCACGATGCGGCGGAGTATGAAGAAGCCAAGCGGGGGGTGCAGGAGGCGCTGCAGCGCTTCGTCTCCAGCCTCCCCGCCCTGGAGGGACGAACGGTCCGGGTTGACGTCAACACCGCCGATCACGCCAAGCGGGGGGATTTCTACCTGACCCTGACCGGGACCAGCGCCGAGATGGGCGACGATGGCGCCGTCGGCCGGGGGAACCGCATCACCGGCCTGATCACCCCCTTCCGCTCCTCCAGCCTGGAGGCCGCCGCGGGCAAGAACCCCATCTCCCACGTCGGGAAGGTCTACAACGTGCTGGCCCTGGAGATCGCCCGGGACATCGTCGCCCGTCTGCCGGAGATCCGGGAAGCCACCGTGTATCTGCTCTCCCAGATCGGCAAGCCGCTGGATCAGCCGCTGATCGCCAACGCCGCCGTCCGGGTCCGCTCCGGCCCGCTCACCCCGGGGATCCAGGAGGCCGTGCGGGCGATCGTGGATGAACACCTCTCCAACATCCACCAGGTCCGCCGTAAGATCATCGCCGGCGAGGTCTCCCTGTTCTGA
- a CDS encoding glycosyltransferase family 39 protein produces the protein MPRRTRMRWLAAVALLWLAALLRWLDLPHIPYGLWYDEAYYGLDALRVLQGEVRIFFPENNGREPLFVYLVAGAIAILGPTPYALRLTASMIGLLAVAATFRMAWTISRRWEVGALSGALMAFLLWPLNLSRVGFRAGLFPMAAALTLWAFTRAARSGRERDWARAGWIWGLGFYTYLAARMTVLPIALGLLLGRWRAPDRFRVRAVGAFLGCALLTASPLIAYFLTHPAEFTLRGEQTAAFQGGRPWLGVAKEQALRVGGMFFWQGDSIPRHNTESRPVFDPLLTVVFLVGGIQALRQAPFTALWGGAMLLPTFLAAEAPHYLRASGALPVVVFWAALGLWTLAEAAARWARTPWAAALLLGGGLGLSFPWHAVAYFHPGWWAQAQVRGAFSLDSWEVAQEIRAFRRAEPSGTVVLSERLWAGRAEMRYLLWGESGVRIRRLTEDPPDPPPAPAMVIGWQYEEVPLLRRWLPPGALLSVRAPPPWPGESVPRYRVMRAEPPDRMRSNLRAVFEDGIALQGGMAVRAGRVLTVTLDWEAVGQPSRDYSVFVHVYREAEALRWPPAIPPQAQRDGGIAEGAYNTGVWRPGDRIREVRVIPLPETLLQGPLRVWVGLYRWEDGARLPLRGGGEAVAVPVEEAGRSARSP, from the coding sequence ATGCCCCGACGAACCCGGATGCGATGGCTGGCAGCGGTCGCCCTGCTCTGGCTCGCCGCTCTGCTCCGCTGGCTGGACCTGCCTCACATCCCCTATGGGCTCTGGTATGACGAAGCGTATTACGGGCTGGATGCGCTGCGGGTGCTGCAGGGGGAGGTGCGGATCTTTTTCCCGGAGAACAACGGCCGCGAGCCCCTGTTCGTCTATCTGGTGGCCGGCGCCATCGCCATCCTGGGGCCCACCCCTTACGCGCTGCGGCTCACCGCCAGCATGATCGGCCTGCTCGCGGTGGCCGCGACCTTCCGGATGGCGTGGACGATCTCCCGGCGCTGGGAGGTGGGCGCCCTGAGCGGGGCGCTGATGGCTTTTCTGCTCTGGCCCCTGAACCTCAGCCGGGTGGGGTTCCGGGCCGGCCTGTTCCCCATGGCCGCCGCCCTCACCCTTTGGGCCTTCACCCGCGCCGCCCGCAGCGGCCGGGAGCGGGATTGGGCGCGGGCGGGATGGATCTGGGGACTGGGGTTCTACACTTACCTGGCCGCCCGCATGACGGTTCTCCCCATCGCCCTGGGGCTGCTGCTCGGTCGCTGGCGGGCGCCGGATCGCTTCCGGGTTCGGGCCGTCGGGGCCTTCCTGGGATGCGCGCTGCTCACCGCCTCGCCGCTGATCGCCTATTTCCTCACGCACCCGGCGGAGTTCACCCTCCGCGGGGAGCAGACGGCGGCCTTCCAGGGCGGGCGCCCCTGGCTGGGGGTGGCCAAGGAACAGGCGCTGCGGGTAGGCGGGATGTTTTTCTGGCAAGGCGACTCGATTCCGCGCCACAACACCGAGAGCCGCCCGGTCTTCGATCCCCTCCTAACTGTCGTTTTCCTGGTCGGTGGGATCCAGGCCCTCCGCCAGGCGCCCTTCACGGCCCTTTGGGGGGGAGCGATGCTGTTGCCCACGTTCCTGGCTGCGGAAGCCCCCCATTACCTGCGGGCCAGCGGAGCGCTGCCGGTGGTGGTCTTCTGGGCCGCCCTCGGCCTGTGGACCCTCGCGGAGGCGGCGGCCCGCTGGGCCCGCACGCCCTGGGCGGCGGCCCTCCTCCTCGGGGGCGGGCTCGGCCTCAGCTTCCCCTGGCACGCCGTCGCTTACTTCCATCCGGGATGGTGGGCCCAGGCCCAGGTGCGCGGGGCCTTCTCCCTGGATTCGTGGGAGGTGGCCCAGGAGATCCGCGCCTTCCGGCGCGCGGAGCCCTCTGGCACCGTGGTGCTCTCGGAGCGCCTCTGGGCCGGGCGGGCGGAGATGCGCTACCTCCTCTGGGGGGAATCCGGCGTGCGGATCCGGCGGCTGACGGAGGATCCTCCCGATCCGCCCCCGGCTCCGGCGATGGTCATCGGCTGGCAATATGAGGAAGTCCCACTCCTGCGGCGGTGGCTTCCTCCGGGCGCGCTGCTTTCGGTGCGGGCGCCGCCCCCGTGGCCGGGAGAGAGCGTCCCCCGCTACCGGGTGATGCGGGCGGAGCCGCCCGATCGGATGCGCTCGAATCTGCGCGCGGTCTTCGAGGACGGGATCGCGTTGCAGGGAGGGATGGCGGTGCGGGCGGGACGGGTCCTCACGGTGACGCTGGACTGGGAGGCGGTTGGACAGCCCTCCCGGGATTATAGCGTCTTCGTCCACGTCTATCGGGAGGCGGAGGCGCTCCGGTGGCCGCCGGCCATCCCACCGCAGGCCCAGCGCGATGGCGGGATCGCGGAGGGCGCCTACAACACGGGGGTCTGGCGACCCGGCGACCGCATCCGGGAGGTTCGGGTCATCCCGCTCCCGGAGACGCTCCTTCAGGGGCCGTTAAGGGTCTGGGTGGGCCTTTACCGGTGGGAGGACGGCGCGCGCCTCCCACTTCGGGGAGGCGGCGAGGCGGTCGCCGTTCCGGTGGAGGAGGCCGGGCGCTCTGCCCGGTCCCCATAA
- a CDS encoding HEAT repeat domain-containing protein, producing MVGRQGTEVLHLLLQARTDLIQWVMLALAAALGALLTLLIPLLLHRAGAFLSRRVGRSFREGSLRRVAARTQPVLPHATGPLQHLTDPIPLEQVFVVPPLILRQPSSANVPTAIRWWIVGGPGSGKTTLLQMLALRWSEAVRGRPQGLLALLRTLAPADRVPAAATFTAQLPFYLSAAHYQPHLPLGPQLAGLLYRISRGALSLPADQVERWLQQGRCALLVDDLGQTDRPDAEAALLEALEELAARTRCSIVIAGNNPALRLEGFDGFDLAPWSDPQIQTLIERWQAALGRRKGPALPDPQALLSALRENAERWELARQPGFLSGLLALAVQSGGLPARRSALYAQLVPILMDRPQALPPEEDLPASLKRTALEHLAWAMRWLRRSSFPIGFIEEDLSDLLRQDPRLETAQVHAALSWLRERCGLITPGSTIAFRHPAFASALIAQSALVDPSRQAQLLQQAEEPEWQEALVMLAGLSEPAAARRLLTELLEPEDDFFYTRTRLAGRCLMEAPHLQTEIRDAIVGRLRTLLTEAPYSFLQQEAASILAGIPGQLEWLADQLRRPDLPFSARAAIVEAIAREQGPRAVGLLALALRDDRIPLPIREQIAEHLGHLGDPAIARDLLDLIGDESLGVELRRKVVMAIARIGDRSLGPALVEHLGLPWLNPIVRETLLDALRTLGDSRVVEELVPLIRDPDLPLELRRRMIETATALAEASHLETLLTLAEDPNLEVSLRAAIVNGLAEAGFRELGPWLIGLLREGPRHRLRARVSTWILRSGSPFRPWLERLGRRLGLAGAEQEEFARLLLQRQAIIALGRLKEARAVPLLLRILQDPQAHPSLRALVPDALAAIGALRVVPQLLEVLRDRHADSTIRERIALALGAMRASAAIPALLERLRDPTEDPFIQARAALAIGLIRDPSVAPELIPLLRAENLPVTARRAIADALGTLRAREVVRSLIQLLPDERIPSSVRQAIAETLGVLGAAEIGEELMWLARDERIDPHVRGAIALTLATLHHRPAAPEILAMLPDVRIDPAIRQALAESLGNLWDPTLIAPLARLLLESALDLPVRQGILRTLERHGGPEAFPTFWILVRNPETPMPLRRAAADALVTCAGPEFEETLLTLALDPEMPPYIQGRALEALRRVGNDPDTVQALIRALPASEMPNAVFLTVMEIAQRARVRLLLRETLSRSAPEEGHLRPPEGEGRSAG from the coding sequence ATGGTCGGCAGGCAGGGGACAGAGGTGCTCCACTTGTTGTTGCAGGCGCGGACCGACCTCATCCAGTGGGTGATGCTGGCTCTGGCAGCGGCCCTGGGGGCGTTGCTGACGCTGCTGATCCCGTTGCTTCTCCATCGCGCCGGGGCCTTCCTGAGCCGCCGGGTCGGCAGATCGTTCCGGGAAGGGAGCCTCCGGCGGGTCGCGGCGCGCACCCAGCCGGTCCTCCCCCACGCCACCGGGCCCCTGCAACACCTCACCGATCCGATCCCGCTGGAGCAGGTCTTCGTGGTCCCTCCGCTGATCCTCCGCCAGCCCTCTTCCGCCAACGTCCCCACCGCGATCCGCTGGTGGATCGTGGGCGGACCGGGATCCGGGAAGACCACGCTCCTGCAGATGCTGGCCCTCCGCTGGTCGGAGGCCGTCCGGGGACGGCCGCAGGGCCTGCTGGCGCTGCTCCGGACGCTGGCCCCGGCGGACCGGGTGCCCGCCGCCGCCACCTTCACCGCTCAACTCCCTTTCTATTTATCGGCCGCCCACTACCAGCCTCACCTCCCCCTGGGCCCGCAACTGGCGGGGCTCCTCTACCGGATCAGCCGGGGAGCACTCTCCCTGCCTGCGGATCAGGTGGAACGCTGGCTACAGCAGGGCCGGTGCGCGCTGCTGGTGGATGATCTGGGGCAAACGGATCGCCCGGACGCGGAGGCCGCCCTCCTGGAGGCGCTGGAGGAGCTGGCCGCTCGAACGCGATGCTCCATTGTGATCGCGGGGAACAACCCGGCCCTGCGGCTGGAGGGCTTCGACGGCTTCGACCTCGCCCCCTGGTCGGATCCCCAGATCCAGACGCTGATCGAGCGCTGGCAGGCGGCCCTGGGCCGCCGCAAAGGGCCTGCCCTTCCAGATCCCCAGGCGTTGCTGTCGGCGCTGCGGGAGAATGCGGAGCGCTGGGAGCTGGCCCGCCAGCCCGGATTCCTGAGTGGGCTTCTCGCCCTCGCCGTCCAGAGCGGGGGCCTGCCTGCGCGTCGCTCCGCCCTCTACGCCCAGCTCGTCCCGATCCTGATGGACCGCCCTCAGGCTCTCCCCCCGGAGGAGGATCTCCCGGCCTCCCTCAAACGGACGGCCCTGGAACATCTGGCCTGGGCGATGCGCTGGCTGCGCCGCTCCTCCTTCCCTATCGGATTCATCGAAGAAGATCTATCGGATCTCTTGCGTCAGGATCCCCGCTTGGAGACGGCCCAGGTCCATGCCGCCCTCTCCTGGCTGCGGGAGCGCTGCGGGCTGATCACCCCCGGGTCCACCATCGCCTTCCGGCATCCGGCCTTCGCCTCGGCCCTGATCGCCCAATCCGCCCTGGTGGATCCCTCGCGGCAGGCCCAGCTGCTGCAGCAGGCCGAGGAGCCGGAATGGCAGGAGGCGCTGGTGATGCTCGCCGGCCTGAGCGAGCCTGCGGCCGCGCGGCGGCTCTTGACGGAGCTTCTGGAGCCGGAGGACGACTTCTTCTACACCCGAACCCGGCTGGCCGGCCGATGCCTCATGGAGGCTCCGCACCTTCAGACGGAGATCCGGGACGCGATCGTGGGGCGCCTGCGGACGTTGCTGACGGAGGCCCCCTATTCGTTCCTGCAACAGGAGGCTGCCTCCATCCTGGCCGGCATCCCGGGCCAGCTGGAGTGGCTGGCGGATCAGCTCCGCCGTCCGGATCTGCCCTTCAGCGCCCGCGCGGCCATTGTGGAAGCCATCGCCCGGGAGCAGGGCCCCCGCGCCGTTGGGCTCCTGGCCCTGGCCCTGCGGGACGATCGCATTCCGCTTCCGATTCGAGAGCAGATCGCCGAACACCTCGGGCATCTGGGGGATCCCGCCATCGCTCGGGACCTCCTGGATCTCATCGGGGATGAGAGCCTGGGGGTGGAGCTGCGGCGCAAGGTGGTGATGGCCATCGCTCGCATCGGCGATCGATCCCTGGGCCCAGCCCTGGTCGAGCACCTGGGCCTTCCCTGGCTGAACCCCATCGTCCGCGAGACCCTTCTGGATGCGCTGCGCACCCTGGGCGATAGCCGCGTCGTGGAGGAGCTGGTGCCCCTGATCCGGGATCCTGACCTGCCGCTGGAGCTCCGGCGCCGAATGATCGAGACGGCGACGGCTCTCGCTGAGGCCTCGCATCTGGAGACCTTGCTGACCCTGGCGGAGGATCCAAACCTGGAGGTGAGCCTCCGGGCGGCGATCGTGAACGGCCTGGCCGAGGCCGGCTTCCGGGAGCTCGGCCCGTGGCTGATAGGCCTGCTCCGGGAAGGCCCCCGCCACCGCCTTCGGGCACGGGTGAGCACGTGGATCCTCCGCTCAGGCAGCCCCTTCCGGCCGTGGCTCGAACGCCTGGGCCGCCGGCTCGGCCTGGCCGGCGCGGAGCAGGAGGAGTTCGCCCGCCTGCTGTTGCAACGGCAGGCGATCATCGCCCTGGGCCGGCTGAAGGAGGCCCGCGCAGTCCCCCTGCTGCTGCGGATCCTTCAGGACCCTCAGGCCCATCCCTCCCTGCGGGCGCTGGTGCCGGACGCCCTGGCCGCCATCGGGGCCCTCCGTGTGGTCCCCCAGCTGCTGGAGGTCCTGCGAGACCGCCACGCCGATTCCACAATCCGCGAGCGGATCGCCCTGGCCCTGGGTGCGATGCGCGCGTCCGCCGCCATCCCGGCCCTCCTGGAACGGCTGCGCGATCCCACTGAAGATCCCTTTATCCAGGCCCGGGCGGCCCTGGCCATCGGGTTGATCCGCGATCCCTCCGTGGCCCCCGAGCTGATCCCCCTGCTGCGCGCGGAGAACCTCCCGGTGACCGCTCGCCGGGCCATCGCCGACGCCCTGGGGACGCTCCGGGCGCGCGAGGTGGTGCGTTCGCTGATCCAGCTGTTGCCCGATGAGCGAATCCCCTCCTCGGTGCGGCAGGCCATCGCCGAAACCCTCGGCGTCCTGGGCGCGGCGGAGATCGGCGAGGAGCTGATGTGGCTGGCGCGCGACGAGCGGATCGATCCGCACGTGCGGGGGGCCATCGCCCTGACCCTCGCCACACTCCATCATCGCCCGGCAGCCCCGGAGATCCTCGCCATGCTCCCGGACGTCCGGATCGATCCGGCGATCCGCCAGGCCCTGGCGGAAAGCCTGGGGAACCTGTGGGATCCCACCCTGATCGCCCCCCTGGCCCGGCTGCTTCTGGAGAGCGCCCTGGATCTCCCCGTCCGCCAGGGGATCCTCCGGACCCTGGAGCGCCACGGCGGGCCGGAGGCCTTCCCGACCTTCTGGATCCTGGTTCGGAATCCAGAGACCCCGATGCCGTTGCGGCGGGCGGCCGCGGATGCCCTGGTCACCTGCGCCGGGCCGGAGTTCGAGGAGACCCTGCTGACCCTGGCCCTGGACCCCGAGATGCCGCCCTATATCCAGGGGCGCGCTCTGGAGGCGCTGCGTCGAGTGGGGAACGATCCCGACACCGTGCAGGCGCTGATCCGGGCGCTGCCGGCCTCGGAGATGCCCAACGCGGTTTTCCTCACTGTGATGGAGATCGCCCAACGGGCTCGGGTGCGGTTGCTGCTCCGGGAGACCCTCTCCCGTTCCGCCCCTGAGGAAGGGCATCTCCGGCCGCCCGAAGGAGAAGGCCGATCGGCGGGTTAA
- the gyrB gene encoding DNA topoisomerase (ATP-hydrolyzing) subunit B, with amino-acid sequence MANESRRLNRSAADGASAAVSTYDASQIQVLEGLEAVRRRPGMYIGSTDIRGLHHLVYEVVDNAVDEALAGVCTHILVEILEDGSVRVTDNGRGIPVDVHPQTGRPALEVVMTTLHAGGKFGGGSYKVATGLHGVGVSAVNALSEWLEAIVQRDGYRYRQRYERGRPVTPVERVGKADPQGWYAHPRFPPALQGTIVHFKPDPEIFRGGIDYKFETLAQRFREMAFLTRGLTITLVDQREDREITFYFEGGIQSFVRYLNRNRQPLHPIWYVEKTVGDILVEVALQYTDAYNETVLAFANNVNTVDGGTHLTGFRAALTRTLNDYARKAGLLKESDPNFTGEDVREGLTAVISVKLPEPQFESQTKSKLGNAEVKGAVESVVGEALARWLEENPREAKAIIQKCLTSARAREAARQARELVIRKSALESLTLPGKLADCSERDPAKAELFIVEGDSAGGSAKQARDRHFQAILPLRGKILNTERARLDKMLANEEIKALISAIGTGIGDQFDLSRLRYGKIIILADADVDGNHIRTLLLTFFFRHMTPLIENGHVYIAQPPLYRIEVKKTKEVFYAYSDAERDEIFAKLRKRGIDPSDERQVVTQRYKGLGEMNPEQLWETTLDPARRILLQVTIEDAAEADRVFDMLMGAAVEPRRRFIQAHAKEVRNLDV; translated from the coding sequence GCTCGACGGACATCCGGGGCCTGCATCACCTGGTCTACGAGGTGGTGGACAACGCCGTGGACGAGGCGCTGGCGGGAGTGTGCACCCACATCCTGGTGGAGATCCTGGAGGACGGCAGCGTTCGGGTGACGGACAACGGCCGGGGGATCCCGGTGGACGTGCATCCGCAAACCGGGCGGCCGGCCCTGGAGGTGGTGATGACCACCCTGCACGCCGGCGGCAAGTTCGGGGGCGGCAGCTACAAGGTCGCCACCGGCCTGCACGGCGTCGGCGTCAGCGCGGTCAACGCCCTCTCCGAATGGCTCGAGGCCATCGTCCAGCGGGACGGCTACCGCTATCGGCAGCGTTATGAGCGGGGCCGGCCGGTGACACCGGTGGAGCGGGTGGGGAAGGCGGACCCCCAGGGCTGGTATGCCCATCCGCGCTTCCCTCCCGCCCTGCAAGGGACCATCGTCCACTTCAAGCCGGATCCCGAGATCTTCCGGGGTGGGATCGATTACAAGTTCGAGACCCTGGCCCAGCGCTTCCGGGAGATGGCCTTCCTCACCCGGGGCCTTACCATCACCCTGGTGGATCAGCGGGAGGACCGGGAGATCACTTTCTACTTCGAAGGCGGCATCCAGTCTTTCGTCCGCTACCTGAACCGCAACCGCCAGCCCCTCCACCCCATCTGGTATGTGGAGAAGACTGTAGGGGACATCCTGGTGGAGGTCGCCCTGCAATACACGGACGCCTACAACGAGACGGTGCTGGCCTTCGCCAACAACGTGAACACGGTGGATGGAGGAACCCATCTGACGGGCTTCCGCGCCGCCCTCACCCGCACCCTGAACGATTACGCCCGCAAGGCCGGCCTGCTGAAGGAGAGCGACCCCAACTTCACCGGAGAGGACGTGCGGGAAGGCCTCACCGCGGTCATCAGCGTGAAGCTCCCCGAGCCCCAGTTCGAGAGCCAGACCAAGAGCAAGCTGGGCAACGCCGAGGTGAAGGGCGCGGTGGAATCCGTGGTCGGCGAGGCCCTGGCCCGCTGGCTGGAGGAGAACCCCCGGGAGGCGAAGGCCATCATCCAGAAGTGCCTGACCTCCGCCCGCGCCCGGGAGGCCGCCCGCCAGGCCCGTGAGCTGGTCATCCGCAAGAGCGCCCTGGAATCCCTCACCTTGCCCGGCAAGCTGGCCGATTGCTCCGAGCGGGATCCGGCGAAGGCGGAGCTGTTCATCGTGGAAGGCGATTCGGCCGGCGGCTCGGCCAAGCAGGCCCGCGACCGCCATTTCCAGGCCATCCTTCCCCTGCGGGGGAAGATCCTCAACACCGAGCGCGCCCGCCTGGACAAGATGCTGGCCAACGAGGAGATCAAGGCCCTCATCTCCGCCATCGGCACCGGCATCGGGGATCAGTTCGACCTCTCCCGCCTCCGCTACGGGAAGATCATCATCCTGGCCGACGCGGATGTGGACGGAAACCACATCCGCACGCTGTTGCTCACTTTCTTCTTCCGACACATGACCCCCCTCATCGAGAACGGCCACGTCTACATCGCCCAGCCCCCCCTCTACCGCATCGAGGTGAAGAAAACCAAAGAGGTCTTCTACGCCTACTCCGACGCCGAGCGGGACGAGATCTTCGCCAAGCTGCGCAAGCGAGGCATCGACCCCTCCGACGAACGCCAGGTGGTCACCCAGCGCTACAAGGGACTCGGCGAGATGAACCCGGAGCAGCTGTGGGAGACCACCCTGGACCCGGCGCGGCGGATCCTGCTCCAGGTGACCATCGAGGACGCGGCGGAAGCAGATCGCGTGTTCGATATGCTGATGGGCGCCGCGGTGGAGCCCCGCCGCCGCTTCATCCAGGCCCACGCCAAAGAGGTGCGCAACCTCGACGTGTAA